A region from the Linepithema humile isolate Giens D197 chromosome 1, Lhum_UNIL_v1.0, whole genome shotgun sequence genome encodes:
- the LOC105674456 gene encoding uncharacterized protein isoform X2, with the protein MRNLRACWLFWVGLPMIAAYPVPSSLLTDSPHTRSSSQWEHYWLRYAIALSSVTATALTLAGCLCCQRHRRPKGFQEFKDGSIGQESTLDRSVEGLELDASRTLAISERVQFEPLPVDSIVAGARTTPTHKAVPLSAPRNEDQDAEHVILQEPCSEWFNSNELYVPREKLKYLREIGHGWFGKVVEGRADLERSKGVSKSGGVVVRILTEEATTREKAWFLGEATPYLKLRHQNVLALLGFCLETDPYLLLFESCPAGDLKGFLLSNRDVKSREALARENVPIRIAMEIASGLKHMHSHGFAHTDLSARNCLVAPDLSAKLGDYGTGVEKYPEDYYIIADRALPIRWSAPESLNCTDTTIETQEITPQANMWSYAVLLWEIASWGERPYNDMNDEQVIQMILSLKNQFLPNGTRLLQSYLTNCPLNICQVTRLCLNVSAKDRPSLDDVRQMFSHEHSAHADFEQRWESLRANAGKRSASLQDLRGSIDSDYWTHIVDDAQTTDTLRSSFRLGPGEQVKNIPGMKTAATVFAESGSETEEESWKGRIEQGVYTEKVKQKSKSVTDLMVLVHIDPDSDAEWSMGAQTTEKSVKKTGSDSDLRHTVPADEFDEALKKLRDPLPSNAAGKVRSLENLERPKLLTLTMDQCQMPILRLSLDSAGKAAVENDNSASSSASADSTQRGGERHVLRLSKGDPDLPLLRYVPDQTSSVEEVEKREDREARDAPFVNKEDNDAPNRLVSNDIEADQQNTVDVLLWNHALDSALEHKVPGFTDEAEFNEYTDASMKESNAGAPEVTVTAVSTPDANFCNAYSIYTADDENFSTIENAELEQKSLPNDDEEERKQLSTPDDEQSSDSGFRDKESCEEEEAICPTSGNLLPAAPISESSYPEEEPFQILFELDNILDAEYYATPAGPESITESITSASNIERNLSPLKQNVSDSNLVSAKVNDLESKQIDIISSDSTEITDAETSPCRYEERRENITETIIEMEAKSLTPEKVQEFKAEDNIHPSYDSEAETISRSDRSTYNIYRDSEQYSQGDYENEDEDSSTVSLRSDNSYVSFGMEEEFVTAIRNELREKLPQAQMHIVESLERHDDDDDDDDDDDENLPIPCDVYGKRWDDDDSDDPSNQMSGGVDISIRYNVYGTPLSPILEERESTVTSESLMSNSREASVASRESVPSEDVLLVDTRTNEMILLEGLGERLQDDDRDTTNGDLSEEENLDFTCSATRPLEDKSRIVKMSGGAPLPSPEEESKWQQLPSSFPLPLPLPSPLQDDLMSTSFASERECCSQDEDEEEDEEEEENEEGEEEDEDNSSSSGEFVWKRYNEPHIEQIRVKSTANNDEASMATSVELEEELGAEGEDEEEEEEFTPSAWNAALAPHRSALRSPDKTLKSGDQKKSVWFKKQRYHCVYEYPKETLPDSQADSTTNSEPTSYSDWEEMMDEPRLDLYPLDYDDANHTGNEEFFVTSSNRPFQFQTGESKYVSQFFPGASAISLSDDRDEVDGQEPQQNNVDFTNEYEQCQQHQLGELRHTRDRLKLNLISSNGTPSTSFVPVKQSHADGEQLDIKENHESQLIENVAAQDQCIPSSPMNDDATLPKVPHEDARDGPSSHKVFQCDSQETPEPTEKCSVLARD; encoded by the exons ATGCGGAACCTACGGGCATGCTGGCTGTTTTGGGTGGGTCTACCGATGATCGCAGCCTACCCTGTACCTTCGTCGCTTCTCACAG ATTCACCACATACTCGGTCTTCCTCACAATGGGAACACTACTGGTTACGTTACGCGATTGCTCTGTCAAGTGTTACCGCCACAGCGCTGACTTTGGCCGGATGCCTTTGTTGCCAGAGGCACAGAAGACCTAAGGGATTTCAG GAATTCAAGGACGGAAGTATAGGACAAGAGAGTACGCTTGATCGATCCGTCGAAGGATTGGAATTGGATGCCTCTAGGACGTTAGCTATTTCCGAGAGGGTCCAATTTGAACCTTTACCTGTGGACAGTATTGTGGCTGGCGCTAGAACCACTCCAACGCACAAAGCGGTACCATTGTCAGCGCCGCGCAACGAAGATCAGGATGCAGAACACGTCATTCTGCAGGAACCATGCAGCGAATGGTTCAACTCCAATGAACTTTACGTCCCAAGGGAAAAACTCAAGTACCTCAGAGAAATAGGTCACGGATGGTTCGGAAAGGTTGTCGAGGGTCGGGCGGATCTGGAACGATCGAAGGGTGTATCGAAATCGGGCGGTGTAGTCGTGAGAATTCTCACCGAAGAAGCTACTACCAGAGAAAAGGCCTGGTTTCTTGGCGAGGCCACGCCGTACTTGAAGCTGCGCCATCAGAATGTTTTAGCCTTGCTCGGCTTCTGCTTGGAAACTGATCCGTACCTCTTGCTCTTCGAGTCGTGTCCGGCTGGTGATCTAAAAGGTTTCTTGCTATCTAACCGCGATGTGAAATCGAGGGAAGCGCTCGCGAGGGAGAACGTTCCCATAAGAATCGCAATGGAGATCGCGTCCGGCTTGAAGCACATGCACAGCCACGGTTTCGCGCATACGGATCTTTCCGCGAGAAACTGCCTGGTCGCGCCCGACCTGTCGGCTAAGCTGGGCGATTACGGTACCGGTGTCGAGAAATATCCCGAGGACTATTACATCATAGCAGACCGAGCCTTGCCCATTAGATGGTCCGCGCCGGAAAGTTTGAACTGCACCGACACGACGATCGAAACACAGGAGATCACGCCGCAGGCAAATATGTGGAGTTACGCGGTTCTTCTTTGGGAGATTGCCAGCTGGGGTGAGAGACCTTACAACGATATGAACGACGAGCAAGTCATTCAGATGATTCTATCGTTGAAGAATCAGTTTCTGCCAAATGGCACGCGGCTCCTGCAAAGTTATCTCACCAACTGTCCTCTGAATATATGTCAAGTAACTCGCCTGTGTTTGAACGTGAGCGCGAAGGACAGGCCCTCCCTGGACGACGTGAGGCAGATGTTCTCGCACGAGCACTCGGCACACGCGGATTTCGAGCAACGGTGGGAGAGTTTACGCGCGAACGCCGGCAAGCGAAGCGCCAGCTTGCAGGATCTGCGCGGTAGCATCGATTCCGACTACTGGACTCACATCGTGGACGACGCGCAGACGACGGACACATTGCGGTCCTCGTTTCGCCTCGGACCCGGGGAGCAGGTGAAAAATATTCCCGGAATGAAGACTGCTGCTACGGTGTTTGCGGAGTCCGGCTCGGAAACCGAGGAGGAGAGCTGGAAGGGCCGGATCGAGCAGGGTGTATATACAGAGAAAGTGAAGCAGAAGTCCAAGTCCGTGACAGATCTGATGGTGCTTGTACATATCGATCCGGATTCCGACGCGGAGTGGTCGATGGGGGCCCAAACGACGGAGAAGAGCGTGAAGAAGACCGGTAGCGACAGCGACCTCAGGCACACCGTGCCCGCGGATGAGTTCGACGAGGCATTGAAGAAGCTGCGCGACCCCTTGCCGAGCAACGCCGCCGGTAAAGTCAGGTCGCTGGAGAATCTAGAACGGCCGAAACTCTTAACGCTGACCATGGATCAGTGTCAGATGCCGATTTTGCGGCTGTCTCTGGACAGCGCGGGAAAAGCAGCCGTCGAGAACGACAACAGTGCGTCGTCGAGTGCGAGCGCGGATAGCACGCAGCGCGGCGGCGAGAGGCACGTACTAAGACTGTCGAAGGGAGACCCGGACCTTCCTCTTCTCCGCTATGTACCTGACCAAACGTCCTCTGTTGAAGAAGTGGAGAAGAGGGAGGATCGCGaggcgcgcgatgcgcccttcGTTAACAAGGAGGACAATGATGCTCCTAATCGTTTAGTTTCAAACGATATCGAAGCCGACCAACAGAACACGGTAGACGTTTTACTCTGGAATCACGCATTAGACTCCGCTTTAGAGCATAAAGTACCCGGCTTCACGGACGAGGCGGAATTCAACGAATACACAGACGCATCGATGAAAGAGAGCAACGCCGGCGCGCCGGAAGTCACTGTGACTGCCGTATCTACACCGGACGCGAACTTTTGTAACGCCTATTCGATTTATACCGCCGACGACGAAAACTTTTCTACAATAGAGAACGCGGAGTTGGAGCAAAAATCGTTGCCAAATGACGACGAGGAGGAGAGAAAACAATTGTCCACGCCGGACGACGAGCAGAGTTCCGATTCTGGTTTTCGAGATAAAGAGTCCTGCGAGGAAGAGGAAGCGATCTGTCCGACGTCTGGCAATCTCTTACCCGCGGCTCCAATTTCAGAATCATCGTATCCCGAGGAGGAGCCGTTCCAAATTCTTTTCGAGCTGGATAATATTCTCGATGCAGAATACTACGCTACCCCAGCTGGTCCTGAAAGTATAACGGAAAGTATAACTTCCGCATCAAACATAGAAAGAAACCTTTCGCCCTTGAAACAGAATGTTTCCGATTCAAATCTTGTTTCTGCGAAGGTAAATGATTTAGAAAGTaaacaaattgatattatcAGTTCTGATTCGACAGAAATAACCGATGCGGAGACAAGTCCGTGTCGATATGAAGAGAGACGTGAAAATATAACGGAAACAATCATCGAGATGGAAGCAAAGAGTTTGACTCCTGAGAAAGTGCAAGAGTTTAAGGCCGAAGATAATATTCATCCATCGTACGACTCGGAAGCGGAAACCATCTCGAGATCCGACAGGAgtacttataatatataccgAGATTCGGAACAGTACTCGCAGGGAGATTACGAAAATGAGGACGAGGACAGTTCGACGGTGAGCCTGCGTAGCGACAATTCCTACGTGTCGTTCGGCATGGAGGAAGAATTCGTGACGGCGATTCGTAACGAGCTCAGGGAAAAGTTGCCTCAAGCGCAGATGCATATTGTGGAATCTCTGGAACGacacgacgacgatgacgacgacgacgacgatgatgatgaGAACCTTCCTATCCCCTGCGATGTGTATGGCAAACGTTGGGACGACGATGACAGCGACGATCCATCCAATCAAATGAGCGGAGGCGTAGATATTTCGATCAG ATACAATGTGTATGGAACACCGCTTAGTCCCATCTTAGAAGAGCGAGAAAGCACCGTCACTTCCGAGTCTTTGATGTCAAACTCCAGAGAGGCATCCGTTGCTTCGAGGGAATCTGTGCCGTCGGAAGATGTACTGTTAGTCGACACTCGTACGAATGAAATGATATTACTGGAAGGATTGGGAGAACGATTACAGGACGATGATCGGGACACGACAAACGGCGATTTATCCgaagaagaaaatttagatttcACTTGTTCAGCCACACGTCCATTAGAGGATAAATCGCGCATCGTCAAGATGAGCGGAGGCGCGCCGTTACCGAGCCCTGAGGAAGAATCCAAATGGCAGCAGTTGCCCTCGTCCTTCCCGTTGCCTTTACCGTTGCCCTCGCCGTTGCAAGATGACTTAATGTCGACGAGTTTTGCCAGTGAACGCGAATGTTGCAGCCAGGATGAAGACGAAGAGGAGgacgaagaggaggaggagaacgAAGAGGGAGAGGAAGAAGACGAGGATAACAGTTCTAGTTCCGGTGAATTTGTTTGGAAG AGATACAACGAGCCACATATCGAACAGATACGAGTCAAAAGTACCGCAAACAACGACGAAGCGAGTATGGCGACGAGTGTCGAGTTAGAGGAGGAATTGGGTGCCGAAGGCGAAGatgaagaagaggaggaggagttCACACCTTCGGCCTGGAATGCCGCTTTAGCGCCTCACCGTTCGGCATTGAGGTCTCCGGACAAAACGTTAAAATCTGGG GATCAAAAGAAGAGTGTATGGTTCAAGAAGCAACGCTACCATTGCGTGTACGAGTATCCGAAGGAAACGCTGCCGGACAGTCAAGCGGATAGTACCACCAACTCCGAACCAACGTCCTATTCTG ATTGGGAAGAAATGATGGATGAGCCACGATTGGATTTATATCCTTTGGATTACGACGACGCCAATCATACTG GGAACGAAGAATTCTTTGTGACCAGTTCGAACCGACCCTTCCAGTTTCAAACTGGCGAAAGTAAGTACGTGAGCCAGTTCTTCCCGGGTGCGAGCGCAATTTCCTTGTCCGATGACCGAGATGAGGTAGACGGGCAGGAGCCGCAGCAAAATAATGTGGACTTCACGAACGAATATGAACAATGTCAGCAGCATCAATTAGGAGAATTAAGACACACTAGAGATcgtttgaaattaaatctaaTATCGTCGAACGGTACGCCGTCCACTTCGTTCGTTCCTGTGAAACAATCGCATGCGGACGGTGAGCAACTAGACATTAAAGAAAACCACGAGTCTCAACTTATTGAGAACGTTGCCGCGCAAGACCAATGTATCCCATCGAGTCCAATGAATGACGATGCCACGTTGCCAAAGGTGCCTCACGAAGATGCCCGAGACGGTCCATCTTCTCATAAAGTTTTTCAGTGTGATAGTCAGGAGACGCCGGAGCCCACCGAGAAGTGTAGTGTTTTAGCTCGTGACTGA
- the LOC105674456 gene encoding uncharacterized protein isoform X1 yields the protein MRNLRACWLFWVGLPMIAAYPVPSSLLTDSPHTRSSSQWEHYWLRYAIALSSVTATALTLAGCLCCQRHRRPKGFQDKAEKCNQEFKDGSIGQESTLDRSVEGLELDASRTLAISERVQFEPLPVDSIVAGARTTPTHKAVPLSAPRNEDQDAEHVILQEPCSEWFNSNELYVPREKLKYLREIGHGWFGKVVEGRADLERSKGVSKSGGVVVRILTEEATTREKAWFLGEATPYLKLRHQNVLALLGFCLETDPYLLLFESCPAGDLKGFLLSNRDVKSREALARENVPIRIAMEIASGLKHMHSHGFAHTDLSARNCLVAPDLSAKLGDYGTGVEKYPEDYYIIADRALPIRWSAPESLNCTDTTIETQEITPQANMWSYAVLLWEIASWGERPYNDMNDEQVIQMILSLKNQFLPNGTRLLQSYLTNCPLNICQVTRLCLNVSAKDRPSLDDVRQMFSHEHSAHADFEQRWESLRANAGKRSASLQDLRGSIDSDYWTHIVDDAQTTDTLRSSFRLGPGEQVKNIPGMKTAATVFAESGSETEEESWKGRIEQGVYTEKVKQKSKSVTDLMVLVHIDPDSDAEWSMGAQTTEKSVKKTGSDSDLRHTVPADEFDEALKKLRDPLPSNAAGKVRSLENLERPKLLTLTMDQCQMPILRLSLDSAGKAAVENDNSASSSASADSTQRGGERHVLRLSKGDPDLPLLRYVPDQTSSVEEVEKREDREARDAPFVNKEDNDAPNRLVSNDIEADQQNTVDVLLWNHALDSALEHKVPGFTDEAEFNEYTDASMKESNAGAPEVTVTAVSTPDANFCNAYSIYTADDENFSTIENAELEQKSLPNDDEEERKQLSTPDDEQSSDSGFRDKESCEEEEAICPTSGNLLPAAPISESSYPEEEPFQILFELDNILDAEYYATPAGPESITESITSASNIERNLSPLKQNVSDSNLVSAKVNDLESKQIDIISSDSTEITDAETSPCRYEERRENITETIIEMEAKSLTPEKVQEFKAEDNIHPSYDSEAETISRSDRSTYNIYRDSEQYSQGDYENEDEDSSTVSLRSDNSYVSFGMEEEFVTAIRNELREKLPQAQMHIVESLERHDDDDDDDDDDDENLPIPCDVYGKRWDDDDSDDPSNQMSGGVDISIRYNVYGTPLSPILEERESTVTSESLMSNSREASVASRESVPSEDVLLVDTRTNEMILLEGLGERLQDDDRDTTNGDLSEEENLDFTCSATRPLEDKSRIVKMSGGAPLPSPEEESKWQQLPSSFPLPLPLPSPLQDDLMSTSFASERECCSQDEDEEEDEEEEENEEGEEEDEDNSSSSGEFVWKRYNEPHIEQIRVKSTANNDEASMATSVELEEELGAEGEDEEEEEEFTPSAWNAALAPHRSALRSPDKTLKSGDQKKSVWFKKQRYHCVYEYPKETLPDSQADSTTNSEPTSYSDWEEMMDEPRLDLYPLDYDDANHTGNEEFFVTSSNRPFQFQTGESKYVSQFFPGASAISLSDDRDEVDGQEPQQNNVDFTNEYEQCQQHQLGELRHTRDRLKLNLISSNGTPSTSFVPVKQSHADGEQLDIKENHESQLIENVAAQDQCIPSSPMNDDATLPKVPHEDARDGPSSHKVFQCDSQETPEPTEKCSVLARD from the exons ATGCGGAACCTACGGGCATGCTGGCTGTTTTGGGTGGGTCTACCGATGATCGCAGCCTACCCTGTACCTTCGTCGCTTCTCACAG ATTCACCACATACTCGGTCTTCCTCACAATGGGAACACTACTGGTTACGTTACGCGATTGCTCTGTCAAGTGTTACCGCCACAGCGCTGACTTTGGCCGGATGCCTTTGTTGCCAGAGGCACAGAAGACCTAAGGGATTTCAG gaCAAAGCAGAAAAATGCAATCAG GAATTCAAGGACGGAAGTATAGGACAAGAGAGTACGCTTGATCGATCCGTCGAAGGATTGGAATTGGATGCCTCTAGGACGTTAGCTATTTCCGAGAGGGTCCAATTTGAACCTTTACCTGTGGACAGTATTGTGGCTGGCGCTAGAACCACTCCAACGCACAAAGCGGTACCATTGTCAGCGCCGCGCAACGAAGATCAGGATGCAGAACACGTCATTCTGCAGGAACCATGCAGCGAATGGTTCAACTCCAATGAACTTTACGTCCCAAGGGAAAAACTCAAGTACCTCAGAGAAATAGGTCACGGATGGTTCGGAAAGGTTGTCGAGGGTCGGGCGGATCTGGAACGATCGAAGGGTGTATCGAAATCGGGCGGTGTAGTCGTGAGAATTCTCACCGAAGAAGCTACTACCAGAGAAAAGGCCTGGTTTCTTGGCGAGGCCACGCCGTACTTGAAGCTGCGCCATCAGAATGTTTTAGCCTTGCTCGGCTTCTGCTTGGAAACTGATCCGTACCTCTTGCTCTTCGAGTCGTGTCCGGCTGGTGATCTAAAAGGTTTCTTGCTATCTAACCGCGATGTGAAATCGAGGGAAGCGCTCGCGAGGGAGAACGTTCCCATAAGAATCGCAATGGAGATCGCGTCCGGCTTGAAGCACATGCACAGCCACGGTTTCGCGCATACGGATCTTTCCGCGAGAAACTGCCTGGTCGCGCCCGACCTGTCGGCTAAGCTGGGCGATTACGGTACCGGTGTCGAGAAATATCCCGAGGACTATTACATCATAGCAGACCGAGCCTTGCCCATTAGATGGTCCGCGCCGGAAAGTTTGAACTGCACCGACACGACGATCGAAACACAGGAGATCACGCCGCAGGCAAATATGTGGAGTTACGCGGTTCTTCTTTGGGAGATTGCCAGCTGGGGTGAGAGACCTTACAACGATATGAACGACGAGCAAGTCATTCAGATGATTCTATCGTTGAAGAATCAGTTTCTGCCAAATGGCACGCGGCTCCTGCAAAGTTATCTCACCAACTGTCCTCTGAATATATGTCAAGTAACTCGCCTGTGTTTGAACGTGAGCGCGAAGGACAGGCCCTCCCTGGACGACGTGAGGCAGATGTTCTCGCACGAGCACTCGGCACACGCGGATTTCGAGCAACGGTGGGAGAGTTTACGCGCGAACGCCGGCAAGCGAAGCGCCAGCTTGCAGGATCTGCGCGGTAGCATCGATTCCGACTACTGGACTCACATCGTGGACGACGCGCAGACGACGGACACATTGCGGTCCTCGTTTCGCCTCGGACCCGGGGAGCAGGTGAAAAATATTCCCGGAATGAAGACTGCTGCTACGGTGTTTGCGGAGTCCGGCTCGGAAACCGAGGAGGAGAGCTGGAAGGGCCGGATCGAGCAGGGTGTATATACAGAGAAAGTGAAGCAGAAGTCCAAGTCCGTGACAGATCTGATGGTGCTTGTACATATCGATCCGGATTCCGACGCGGAGTGGTCGATGGGGGCCCAAACGACGGAGAAGAGCGTGAAGAAGACCGGTAGCGACAGCGACCTCAGGCACACCGTGCCCGCGGATGAGTTCGACGAGGCATTGAAGAAGCTGCGCGACCCCTTGCCGAGCAACGCCGCCGGTAAAGTCAGGTCGCTGGAGAATCTAGAACGGCCGAAACTCTTAACGCTGACCATGGATCAGTGTCAGATGCCGATTTTGCGGCTGTCTCTGGACAGCGCGGGAAAAGCAGCCGTCGAGAACGACAACAGTGCGTCGTCGAGTGCGAGCGCGGATAGCACGCAGCGCGGCGGCGAGAGGCACGTACTAAGACTGTCGAAGGGAGACCCGGACCTTCCTCTTCTCCGCTATGTACCTGACCAAACGTCCTCTGTTGAAGAAGTGGAGAAGAGGGAGGATCGCGaggcgcgcgatgcgcccttcGTTAACAAGGAGGACAATGATGCTCCTAATCGTTTAGTTTCAAACGATATCGAAGCCGACCAACAGAACACGGTAGACGTTTTACTCTGGAATCACGCATTAGACTCCGCTTTAGAGCATAAAGTACCCGGCTTCACGGACGAGGCGGAATTCAACGAATACACAGACGCATCGATGAAAGAGAGCAACGCCGGCGCGCCGGAAGTCACTGTGACTGCCGTATCTACACCGGACGCGAACTTTTGTAACGCCTATTCGATTTATACCGCCGACGACGAAAACTTTTCTACAATAGAGAACGCGGAGTTGGAGCAAAAATCGTTGCCAAATGACGACGAGGAGGAGAGAAAACAATTGTCCACGCCGGACGACGAGCAGAGTTCCGATTCTGGTTTTCGAGATAAAGAGTCCTGCGAGGAAGAGGAAGCGATCTGTCCGACGTCTGGCAATCTCTTACCCGCGGCTCCAATTTCAGAATCATCGTATCCCGAGGAGGAGCCGTTCCAAATTCTTTTCGAGCTGGATAATATTCTCGATGCAGAATACTACGCTACCCCAGCTGGTCCTGAAAGTATAACGGAAAGTATAACTTCCGCATCAAACATAGAAAGAAACCTTTCGCCCTTGAAACAGAATGTTTCCGATTCAAATCTTGTTTCTGCGAAGGTAAATGATTTAGAAAGTaaacaaattgatattatcAGTTCTGATTCGACAGAAATAACCGATGCGGAGACAAGTCCGTGTCGATATGAAGAGAGACGTGAAAATATAACGGAAACAATCATCGAGATGGAAGCAAAGAGTTTGACTCCTGAGAAAGTGCAAGAGTTTAAGGCCGAAGATAATATTCATCCATCGTACGACTCGGAAGCGGAAACCATCTCGAGATCCGACAGGAgtacttataatatataccgAGATTCGGAACAGTACTCGCAGGGAGATTACGAAAATGAGGACGAGGACAGTTCGACGGTGAGCCTGCGTAGCGACAATTCCTACGTGTCGTTCGGCATGGAGGAAGAATTCGTGACGGCGATTCGTAACGAGCTCAGGGAAAAGTTGCCTCAAGCGCAGATGCATATTGTGGAATCTCTGGAACGacacgacgacgatgacgacgacgacgacgatgatgatgaGAACCTTCCTATCCCCTGCGATGTGTATGGCAAACGTTGGGACGACGATGACAGCGACGATCCATCCAATCAAATGAGCGGAGGCGTAGATATTTCGATCAG ATACAATGTGTATGGAACACCGCTTAGTCCCATCTTAGAAGAGCGAGAAAGCACCGTCACTTCCGAGTCTTTGATGTCAAACTCCAGAGAGGCATCCGTTGCTTCGAGGGAATCTGTGCCGTCGGAAGATGTACTGTTAGTCGACACTCGTACGAATGAAATGATATTACTGGAAGGATTGGGAGAACGATTACAGGACGATGATCGGGACACGACAAACGGCGATTTATCCgaagaagaaaatttagatttcACTTGTTCAGCCACACGTCCATTAGAGGATAAATCGCGCATCGTCAAGATGAGCGGAGGCGCGCCGTTACCGAGCCCTGAGGAAGAATCCAAATGGCAGCAGTTGCCCTCGTCCTTCCCGTTGCCTTTACCGTTGCCCTCGCCGTTGCAAGATGACTTAATGTCGACGAGTTTTGCCAGTGAACGCGAATGTTGCAGCCAGGATGAAGACGAAGAGGAGgacgaagaggaggaggagaacgAAGAGGGAGAGGAAGAAGACGAGGATAACAGTTCTAGTTCCGGTGAATTTGTTTGGAAG AGATACAACGAGCCACATATCGAACAGATACGAGTCAAAAGTACCGCAAACAACGACGAAGCGAGTATGGCGACGAGTGTCGAGTTAGAGGAGGAATTGGGTGCCGAAGGCGAAGatgaagaagaggaggaggagttCACACCTTCGGCCTGGAATGCCGCTTTAGCGCCTCACCGTTCGGCATTGAGGTCTCCGGACAAAACGTTAAAATCTGGG GATCAAAAGAAGAGTGTATGGTTCAAGAAGCAACGCTACCATTGCGTGTACGAGTATCCGAAGGAAACGCTGCCGGACAGTCAAGCGGATAGTACCACCAACTCCGAACCAACGTCCTATTCTG ATTGGGAAGAAATGATGGATGAGCCACGATTGGATTTATATCCTTTGGATTACGACGACGCCAATCATACTG GGAACGAAGAATTCTTTGTGACCAGTTCGAACCGACCCTTCCAGTTTCAAACTGGCGAAAGTAAGTACGTGAGCCAGTTCTTCCCGGGTGCGAGCGCAATTTCCTTGTCCGATGACCGAGATGAGGTAGACGGGCAGGAGCCGCAGCAAAATAATGTGGACTTCACGAACGAATATGAACAATGTCAGCAGCATCAATTAGGAGAATTAAGACACACTAGAGATcgtttgaaattaaatctaaTATCGTCGAACGGTACGCCGTCCACTTCGTTCGTTCCTGTGAAACAATCGCATGCGGACGGTGAGCAACTAGACATTAAAGAAAACCACGAGTCTCAACTTATTGAGAACGTTGCCGCGCAAGACCAATGTATCCCATCGAGTCCAATGAATGACGATGCCACGTTGCCAAAGGTGCCTCACGAAGATGCCCGAGACGGTCCATCTTCTCATAAAGTTTTTCAGTGTGATAGTCAGGAGACGCCGGAGCCCACCGAGAAGTGTAGTGTTTTAGCTCGTGACTGA